The Ipomoea triloba cultivar NCNSP0323 chromosome 4, ASM357664v1 DNA segment AAATGTCTTCAGGACATAATTCTTTTTAAGACAAGAGTGACAATACTTATTTGTTAGATCTAGTGTTATGTTTCATATCTCTTAAACCGATAGATTTCCTACACTTCTGGTGTTAATCAGTGTATATGTACGTTATcgatatatatttggcagattatttgctaatatcgCAAATAGATTATCTACTAAACTTCTGGTTCAGTTTTACTAGTACATGGATTATAATGAAGATCATTCCATTTTATGGGATTTCTCGGCATTTAAATTTGGGTATATCTCCCCTTAATGTGGTGAAACTGATCTTCAGTATGTAGTCAGCGTATCTATTGATTCCTTATCATAGGCCACTTCATGTGAATACAATCAGCCATGTCTCTAGCCACTCTAAAGATAATCCTAGCAGATGATGATCTCCCTTCCCCATACTTGCAATGTGTGTAATTGACCCAGAGTTCCCAGAGGATCACCATTGGGAGCCTGTCAGCCATGAATTTGAACATCCTATTCTTCCACCTCTGAGACCACCAAGCATTACATATTTGCCTAACTCCTCTTAACTGCATTCTCACTCCCATTGATTTAGCATAATAGTCCCATACCTGCCCAGCAACTTCCCCTATACCAAACACATGTTGCAAGCTATTAAAACCTGGATTTGAACAGCAATAACACCTTGATGCAATTTGAAAACCCCACTTTCTTAGCACATCATCAGTAGGGATTTTCCCTTTAAACACCCTCCATGCCATGAAGGACATCTTCCAGGGAACCCCCTTAGCCCATATCTTTTTATTCCAACTCCCAATCTCCTCTCCTTGTTCTCTCATAAGAGTTTTTGCAGTTTTTAGATCAAAGTTTCCCCCTGAAGGCCTCCAAATTGCTTTATCAGCCATCCCAGGTCTCAACACAATCCCCTGCTGCAATCCCTGCATTCCTGCATCCAATTTATCCAATTCCCACCTCTCATTCACAAAAGATTCTTTCAACATATTCTTTGCTTACCCTTTCTCTCTTATGTTCAGCAGAGTTGCAATTGATCCTCTACATGTCCAATTATCCCACCATATATTCACATTTCCTTCTCCAACTTTCCATAAAATTTCTGGCTCCACTTTTTCCCTTATCTCTACCATTCTCCTCCAAATGTGTGAATCACTATATTGCCAACCCCTAACCACAGGGTGCGTGGGATCTCTTACAATACTTTGCCATCATGAACTTACTCCACATTGACTCTCCTTGCCAAAAATTCCACCACAACTTGGCCCCTGCTGCATTTACCATTTCTTGTAGACTAGTAAACCCAACCCCACCTTCCTCAACAGGCCTAGCCAGAGTCTCCCATGCACTCCAATGATATTTTTGCCTTCCATCTTCTCTCCCCCAAAAGAAATCAGCTAACAGCTTAGATAAAATGAGCAAGCATCCATGGTTTGTAGCTTACATGgacttctctttattttcataatgtatacttttcaattttgcaattccaatgtttcaatatttttttcagaatttatattttttgactaattttttgtttagtattttttcaatttttcaaatttatagaaatgttttttttgtttggtctacggtttttgttttttttttaatttatttttaatatgtaaatgcttacatggacaacataaggttaaaagaaatgccacatcagttGGAAACatgcgccatgtcagcaggaagacagggaaacctgctaaaagttctaggtaaattttttttttttgtagctcGATAtttacgatatgaaagttcaaggtgcggcatgaataattggatatagttcatggtgctagatgacactttaaccAATGATCAATTATGAtcacaaattttactatggaccacGGTACACAATGCATGATAGTTCatgcatcaaaatgacgtcgttttgattaatgaaaagaattTTACAAAATGCTCTTGTTTGGACAGGAAAAATTGTCCagacacttatatatatatatatatatatatatatatatatatatatatatatatatatatatattaccaatatatcaccaattaatattaacaatattaccatattaccataataatattatagatgaATGAGATTGGTATGTTCTTAGCAATTgactaattttatgaataaatatatatggataattaattaataaattaataaatgaataaaataaagggTAAATCACCGATTTGATCCCTCAATTGTTATCAAACTGTCAATGTTGCCCCTTAATTCCGTATTCATCAATTTGGTCCctgaaaataattgtttttagtcaCATAACTCCCTCTGGCCATATTCCGGTGAGAACTCCGATTAAGCtggggtattttagtcatttcgtGTCTTCAGCCCTAGCTGGAACGCTGACTTCAAGACTCCTCTTCGACGGCGGCTCCATTAACCTCTCAATTGACTTCTTCTTCTTGACAAGAGTCTTCTCCGCCTTCTTGAGCTTCTATTTTGGAAAACTTGCGACATGATGTTTTTGGGGCGGCATTTCCTGTTTCCTGGTTTCAACTCGCGAATCGAAACATAGAACGAGGAAATCATGTTTTTCTTTATCGAACCCAATAGCTTCTCGGAATGACATGGATGTTCGGACTCTCCTGTGTTGGGCTTCCCCTGTAAGGCCAATCTAAGGCAAGAAATCGATGAAGTTCACAGATCTGCTCCGAAGAAGCGACCCCAGCGGCCGGTCTTTCGAGACCATCATGTCCAGTATGGATTCTAGGCCTATCAGTCTTGCTACTACTCCCGGAGTTATGGCATTATTGGCCTGATGATGATCAGAACTTACAGAGGATTCTTGACGGCGGTGGAAGAAGGCCTTGGCGTCCGGGTCAGGGAGTTGATCAGAATGATGGGTTGGGAGACTCCTGCTGCATAGAATCCACTTTAGGATGCCGAAGAAGCACTTGCCGAAAGTTGCCCTCTTCGTATAACAAGCGTGAAAGCAAGAATTAAATCCCCAATCGCCTTCAAACTGTGGTGTTTATCCGACTTCTAGAGCTCTCCGATACAGATAAATTGAAAGATGGCCGACGCTTCGCCGTCAACGCAGCCGCAAGACGGCGGTACAAGCATAATAGATCTCGATGTCGACGCTTTGGTTAACTGCACTTTCCGACTCAGTATGGATTTCATTCTTCAGGTTCTTCTCCGAAACCTAGCTATGTCGATTGACATCattcaatttgtaattttagtaaCCAATGATTGTTAGTTATTGATTAGTTCCTTTgttcataaataaattagttgATTTTGTTTTGGATGTGTTCTTTCCTTGCTTAGAAAGCGGTGGCCATCGGTGATACCTTCCAGTTCAGTGACCCCTGAGAGGGAGGAGGGCTAAAGacatgaaatgactaaaataccccaCCTTAATCGGAGGGAGTTATTtgactaaaaacaattattttcagGGACCAAATTGATGAATACGGAATTACGGGGCAACATTGACAGTTTGataacaattgagggaccaaatcggtgaTTTACcctaaaataaatgattttactaaaatgccactaagtttgggcgggaaaatttgggaggaggatattgtttttatatatagtatagatttaacAATCACAATGTACATAGTCATTAAATACTCCTTAATAGTTATTTCTGGACAAGTTTTAGAGAAAAGTTGAGTGGAGTCAGAAGAGAGGGTGAATTAAGAGAATGAGTGAGGTCTTTGCAGTAAAATGAGTTTTTTGCAATAAATATGGGCCCCACTTTATTATTAATCTGTTCTGGTTCTGCTCGTTGCGCAGACTTTGCGCGCTCGTGCACGCACTTGATGGGCGCATGAAacggtgtttttttttttttaatttcagattttgttttttttccgtccctctaattttttcttttttaattatacaGGCAAAAACTATTCAAAAATCTCACACTATTGGGATGGACTTAGATAACACTCTAACAAATCAGCCCCAAAATTCAGCCACTAAAATTCAGCCACGTGTACACGAAAACAGAATAGGCCAAGAGCAGACCACGTTCCCCCTCGGATCTTCCTTTAAAACTCGACCTTTTGCTGCGCCTTCCACACCTCCTTTTCTGTTGTCGAACTCCCTCCCCTTCTACTATTCCTTCTAGAAagacccaaaaacaaaaaaaaaaaacaaaaaacaaaaacaaaaaaggtaaGAAATGGCGTCGTTCGCAGAGGCACCGCCGGGAGACGTGAAAGCCGGGGAGAAGATCTTCAGGACCAAATGCGCTCAGTGCCACACCGTCGACAAAGGCGCCGGCCACAAACAAGGCATCTATCAATTTCTCTCCTGcttctttttaattgtttgtttcttatttaattatctATCTTTTCCGTTCTCAGATCTGGTTATTGAATGTGAATTTTGCTGATGTTCATATGGTTTCCCGATGCATTtgttatctatttatttttgcTGCTAAAGTTGAGTAGAATTGTAGATCTGTTGAACATTTGATATATGGTCTTAGTGATGCATGTTGTGGCATTGATGTGATCAATCAGTTGGGTGTATGCGAGATGAGTATTTAGTCGATCAATTTGTGAGTGATGATAAGTCTTTACAGTTTAGGTTGGGTTGATTACATCTGTAACATCAGAACCATTTAATATTACTTCGAGCTAGTTTATGCTTAATTTCACTTTCAAGCTTGTAAATCCTAGTTCCGATTTTGTTTGGGAGAAGGAAATTTTGATACTATTGTACGGAGATGAATGAATTACTAGATTTATGGATTTGATGGCAACTtaaattgtattattaattattaattatgctATAATTTGTTGATAGATAGTGTGTGTGTAATTTATTaaagtataaatatttattcttttaatcAATCAGTTGTGTGTGTGGAATAAATTGCATAATGGAGATGAAATTCAGCAAGTTTGGAattcgaggaccaaagtggtgaaattctaatagtcaatgatcaaatccggtattaactctaaaatataTTTACTGAATCattctagaaaaaaaattaattgattcaTATTCATGTTTTAATGCCAAACAGGattaaatattttaccaaaCTCCATAGATTATATGATTTGATTCTCTTATTGGAATTTGAAAAACCAACCACTCATGTTATGTGGCCTTATAGAACTGCAAATAATTTCTGATTGTGTTATACTGTAAACATTTTCAAGTTGGCCACCGAGATGACAAtatgttgtgttttttttttcttgtttaatgctcttttatttcttaattttcttatttttttcaactATATTAGTTCTGTGCctattatcattttaatatttcttttatgaTGTCTGAGCTTATTTAGATAGGCTTAGTTTTCttgatattttattaagagACTACTGTCTCATATTTTCTTAGGTATTTGTTGCATATATTGTAAAGTTGACATTTGTGAAATGATTTTGTGAAGGAATCCTCTTTTCTGGCTGCTTCTAACTAGAGGACAAAGTATAGATGTGCGCATAGGATACCCATAACAACCTATATTATTTTGTTTGGCTTACTGGTGTAAGAAATGCAGTGTAGCTAACATTAATTTGGTTTTCAACAGGGCCGAATTTGAATGGCCTTTTTGGTAGGCAGTCTGGAACTACTCCTGGTTACTCCTACTCTGCTGCTAACAAGAACATGGCAGTTATTTGGCAAGAAAATACGCTGTATGACTATTTGCTTAACCCCAAGAAGGTAATTAAACTTGTTTTATGCCATCTAATATCACAAATTCTACTTCAATGtggggtgtttttttttttttggaaaaacttCACTGTGATATTTAAATACCCTAATACGAAGTAACATAATGATAATAGTTAGGATGTTACGTCATAATAGTCTCATActaatatcattattattgccGGTAGGAGGGCAAGATAGTGAGATAGGATGGTTTTTCCCTTTCCCCCCTTCTTTGGAGTGCTTTCTTTGTTGCTTCCTGTGTGTGTTACTACTTGGCTGATTGCGTGTAATTATCTTTTGTAGTATATCCCCGGAACAAAGATGGTTTTTCCAGGATTGAAGAAGCCACAAGAGCGTGCTGACCTCATTGCATATCTGAAAGAGTCCACCGCTTAATGAATGATTTTGCCTAAGTTAAGTTGACCAGTTACCATTATTCTTTGTAATAAAGAGACCTTTTTCTGGTATCCTGTGCTAATTTGTTCATAGAGCTCTTGTTTGGCCTCTTTGGATGAGaggttttatacttttattgcACTTGCCAAatgttaaaagtttttttttttttggaaacgccaaatgttaaaagttaaaaacatacattcaattcaattccaaaATAACGATGTTTTATAAACATATGTGCGGTCTGATGTATTTTTGACGCGTTTATTTTTCGCCTGTCAGTGCCCTGCGAATTTTCTTCATTCCAGATTGAGCAGAACCTTGAACTAACACTTGTGCATTTATGACTAAGAAAAATGGTTAAATAAGCCTTTCAACTTTacatgaaagtgcaattagtcTCTTAAAGAGCAATTAAACATTTCAACTTGGTATTTCGATTCATTGGAACCCCAAAATGGATCGTAGGTCATTCATATTTTGAAACTTCGATGACTGTCGTCGGTCgtcaatttttcttcaattgttATGGTCAATGTTAGTCAATGGCGTCTAGTGGCCGTCGATAGCCTATATATCAGTAACTTGTTGATTACCCGTAAATTGCATTTATTTGATCCATTTTACTAAGTTGGAGTGTCTAAatacactttttaaaagtttagatgGCTAATTGTACTTTCGTGTAAAGTTAGAAGGCCTATTTGAGAAACTACGCTAATCAGATCATATTGCATGAGTGCCAAACACTTTGCGGCCGAGTCTATAAATTTGTGATTTTATATAAAAGGCTACCTACAAACGTACCTAAAAATTTTGCATTAGTCAAAATATACACTTTAGTTCGTTACTTATAAGAGTtgcttttaaatcaaaatataaaagttactttttttttttttcaaaagtattacactttcccttataagtaaatgacactttattcatgattagtattacatttttatcttgacTCAACTTGTCTCATAGATTAAGACAATGATCAATGAAACGATTTCACATAAGTTTTTGACAAACTCAAAGGAcacattttgaaatatttaggagTTGTTtggttcaaaaaatatttttaaatattgcaactatataacatttttaaaaaggaGAGTGTTGTGATCTCTAAAATACTCTATTAAAATCTTTCATGATATGTCTATTATGTGATATTCCCTCCACCAAAAGTCCAGCATTTGGTGGACAAGAATCGGTATTCGATTCCCACATAATCTTTAAACATGCAAAAttcctatgtttttttttttgaaaacgcaAAATTCCTATGTTTGGGataaaggaattttttttttttttgaaaggtggTATAAAGGAATTAAAAGTTCATAAAATTCCAATTCCTTTATTCTATGGCATTACAAATCCCAACTCCCTATGGGACTTTTAATTCCATAATTGTTGGAGAAAAAGTTAAAAgtgattaaacaaaaatatcatttcCTTGCTAAGTTAGAGTGATTGGACCAAAGGCATTGTAATCCTTATACTCAACTTATTTATTGGAAAACTTGGGAGAAACTTTGTTATCCTAAGAGATGGGGGGTCTAGGTTTTAGGAACCTCAGGGATTTTAACTTGGCCATGTTGTCTAAGCAATCGTGGAGGTTGGTTAACAATCAAACTTCTTTGGTAGCAAGAATTTACAAAGCAAGATATTACCCGAACTCATCTTTCTTGGATGCCAAACTGGGCACAAATCCCTCTTTCATATGGAGTAGTCTGACTCACACTCAGGAAATAATCCGAAAGCATAGCAGGTGGAGAGTGGGCAGCGGAACTCAAATGGGACGAGGAAATAATCAGACAAATCTTTTCGCTAGGGTGAATTCTTTTCCTTATCCCCTTGTGGAAGATGCAAGAGTTGCAGACCTCATCCTGCCCGAGGATACCAAATGGGACGAGGAAATAATCAGACAAATCTTTTCGCCTAGAGATGCCAACCTTATCATGAGCATCCCCCTTGCAAAGCAACAAAGTCATGACAAAATTATATGGTCAGCAGACGATGATGGATGCTATACTGTGAAAAGTTGCTACAAAGCGATTCGTGGTGACCTACAAGAAGCTGATGCTCATCCATGTGCAGCGGTGTGGCAATTAAAAATCCCGCCAAAGGTTAAAGTGTTTTTTTGGCAAGCTTGCACGAGCAGTTTATCCACGAAAGATCTCCTGCACAGGAAAAGAGTTGAATGTGATGTTGTGTGCCCTATGTGCAATTGTTCTGATGAATCAATTGCACATCTTCTTGTGGAATGCTTCTATGCTAAGACTTGTTGGAGACTTGCAGGATTACAGTTGTGCGATCTAAGGGATATTCCTTTTTCAGCATGGGTGAATCAAAGTTATGCCAACCTTGATAAGGGCAGTTACTCTCTGTTTGTTCTTATTTGCTAGGAAATTTGGAAGGAAAGGAATGAGAAGATTTGGAACAATTCTTCCATCATCCAGGAGTATCAACTGGTTAGAAGATCAAAGTGTTTCCTAAAAGAGTGGAGAAATACAACAAAGCTACATATCGAACCCCAACAGGCCTGCTGTAATCAAACCCAAAGGTGGATAAAACCTCATTCAGGTATGCTGAAGCTTAATGTCGATGCGGCGATCAACAAACAGGAAGCAGCAATGGGTCTTGGCAGCGTCATCAGAGACGAGGAGGGTACTTTTATTGCAGCAAGAGGCGTCCAGTGGAGGGGCATTTTTACTCCAAGGGAAGCAGAAGCAGTGCTCGTTCGAGAAGCTTTAAGCTGGTTGAAATCTCAAAACATGGACAACGTGCAAATAGAGTCAGATTCCCTACAGGTTGTTCAGTCTCTACAGGCAAAGGGCGGAACTTCTTCTTTTCATTTGATCATTGAGGATATCAAACACCTCTTAAATGGCTTTTGTAATGTGTTTATTTCGTTTACCAAAAGATCAGCGAACCAGGTAGCCCATGAATTAACTAGGCAATCCGTTCTTCGTCTGATTACTCGGAGTGGTTTCACAACCCTCCTCCTATCATCTGTAATGTGTTGATTTCTGATTTAAGTTAACGAAAGTTtctcttattttcaaaaaaaaaaaaacttattctccaattttcatatttaccaaacattataattaaaattgaaactgATATTCCTAATAATACTATTTCCTTCCCCCTCACTTTCCTAATTGCAACCCGTTAAGGTTTTATATTCCATAACTCATTTGATCAACAACTAAAATGTCAAACACTGCGAACTGTGCTCAGTCATC contains these protein-coding regions:
- the LOC116015107 gene encoding uncharacterized protein LOC116015107, whose product is MADASPSTQPQDGGTSIIDLDVDALVNCTFRLSMDFILQAKTIQKSHTIGMDLDNTLTNQPQNSATKIQPRVHENRIGQEQTTFPLGSSFKTRPFAAPSTPPFLLSNSLPFYYSF
- the LOC116015108 gene encoding cytochrome c, with translation MASFAEAPPGDVKAGEKIFRTKCAQCHTVDKGAGHKQGPNLNGLFGRQSGTTPGYSYSAANKNMAVIWQENTLYDYLLNPKKYIPGTKMVFPGLKKPQERADLIAYLKESTA